The Streptomyces aurantiacus genome includes a region encoding these proteins:
- a CDS encoding peptidoglycan-binding domain-containing protein, whose amino-acid sequence MRKAGKSKALLATGTMMAALLGGVITAAPANAAAPVFASGSAAAAASPCGETTIRSRTDNTLIIVPRIRGGISTCYVQQGMSGDYVYALQINVLVCYSGTPAATYIKNSGGADGVYGTGTREAFKWIQKNVWGLTGSNVDGVYGPYARDHMLFAVWWHTNLNPTTTTGRCSRYKV is encoded by the coding sequence ATGCGCAAGGCAGGTAAAAGCAAGGCACTTCTCGCGACGGGGACCATGATGGCGGCCCTGCTGGGAGGAGTGATCACCGCTGCTCCGGCCAACGCAGCAGCCCCGGTGTTCGCCAGCGGGTCCGCTGCGGCCGCGGCGAGCCCGTGCGGCGAGACGACGATCAGGTCGCGCACCGACAACACTTTGATCATCGTCCCCAGGATTCGGGGCGGGATCTCGACCTGCTACGTGCAGCAGGGCATGAGCGGCGACTATGTCTACGCCCTGCAGATAAACGTCCTCGTCTGCTACTCGGGGACGCCCGCCGCAACCTATATCAAGAACAGTGGCGGCGCTGACGGCGTCTACGGCACCGGCACCCGAGAGGCGTTCAAGTGGATCCAGAAAAACGTGTGGGGCCTCACTGGGAGCAACGTCGACGGCGTCTACGGCCCCTACGCCCGCGACCACATGCTCTTTGCGGTGTGGTGGCACACGAACCTCAACCCCACCACCACCACAGGCAGGTGCTCCAGATACAAGGTGTGA
- a CDS encoding helix-turn-helix domain-containing protein, with the protein MPRVSNARIARETGLHLDTVRRWRNQCARAGLPGLKDRERSGRPTSFTPLQATEVKTLACRLPAETEVPILRWSCPELAR; encoded by the coding sequence ATGCCTCGTGTCTCCAACGCGCGTATCGCCCGCGAGACCGGACTGCACCTCGACACCGTGCGCCGCTGGCGCAACCAATGCGCGAGGGCTGGCCTGCCCGGGCTCAAGGACCGTGAACGCAGCGGCCGTCCGACCTCGTTCACCCCGCTGCAGGCCACCGAGGTCAAGACGCTGGCCTGCCGGCTGCCCGCCGAGACAGAGGTGCCGATCTTGCGCTGGAGCTGCCCGGAACTGGCCCGATAG
- a CDS encoding SDR family oxidoreductase — protein sequence MGARTLEGKVALVTGGSRGIGRAIAKRLGRDGATVAVAYARDETAANEVVARIRKDGGSAFALRAELGRHGDAASLWAAFDAHAGEYVSDGAVDIIVNNAGIGRSPDLASLTEEGFDEVFAVNVRAPFFIVQEGLKRLRDQGRIINISSGVVRLAMPEIIAYGATKGALDTFTLNLAKELGNRGITANSVAPGIIDTEAHASWLRGNPEAEAHVASLAALGRVGQPEDVADIVAFLASDDARWVTGRVIDATGGAGL from the coding sequence ATGGGTGCACGCACACTTGAAGGCAAGGTCGCGCTGGTAACCGGCGGCAGTCGAGGCATAGGCCGGGCCATCGCAAAACGGCTCGGCCGCGACGGCGCCACTGTCGCCGTCGCCTACGCCCGCGACGAGACGGCAGCGAACGAGGTCGTCGCGCGCATCCGGAAGGACGGCGGCTCGGCGTTCGCGCTGCGGGCGGAACTGGGTCGGCACGGCGACGCGGCATCCCTGTGGGCCGCCTTCGATGCTCACGCCGGCGAGTACGTGTCGGACGGGGCCGTCGACATCATCGTCAACAACGCCGGCATCGGCCGCAGCCCGGATCTGGCCTCGCTGACCGAGGAAGGCTTCGACGAGGTCTTCGCCGTGAACGTCCGCGCGCCGTTCTTCATCGTCCAGGAGGGACTGAAGCGGCTACGCGATCAAGGGCGGATCATCAACATCTCCAGCGGTGTGGTCCGCCTTGCCATGCCGGAGATCATCGCCTACGGCGCCACCAAGGGCGCCCTGGACACCTTCACCCTCAACCTCGCCAAAGAACTGGGCAACCGGGGCATCACGGCGAACTCGGTGGCGCCTGGAATCATCGACACGGAAGCCCACGCGAGCTGGCTGCGCGGCAATCCTGAGGCCGAAGCCCACGTGGCTTCCCTGGCCGCGCTGGGCCGGGTCGGGCAACCGGAAGACGTGGCCGACATCGTGGCCTTCCTCGCCTCGGACGACGCGCGCTGGGTGACCGGCAGGGTCATCGACGCGACAGGCGGCGCCGGACTGTGA
- a CDS encoding TetR/AcrR family transcriptional regulator, producing MSETSAKRGRPRAFDRAAALTAATWLFWERGYEATSIGELTAAMGIRPGSLYAAFGDKETLFREVVHSYGRSPAGAFMGVALQEEPTAYGAFARILREAAVIYPDPSHPAGCLTISAATNVTPQDAEIAAFLRTLRNENLAVFETRLRTAQQTGELPAEANPRAMASYFAAVIQGMSQRARDGAAAAELSEVSELALAAWPVVRS from the coding sequence GTGAGTGAAACGAGTGCGAAGCGAGGGCGGCCGCGCGCGTTCGACCGTGCCGCGGCCCTGACAGCGGCCACCTGGCTGTTCTGGGAGCGCGGTTACGAGGCCACCTCCATCGGCGAGCTGACCGCGGCAATGGGCATCAGGCCCGGCAGTTTGTATGCGGCCTTCGGGGACAAGGAAACCCTGTTCAGGGAAGTGGTGCACAGCTATGGGCGCTCGCCCGCCGGTGCCTTCATGGGCGTGGCCCTACAGGAGGAGCCCACGGCCTACGGGGCCTTCGCCCGCATCCTGCGTGAGGCAGCGGTCATCTATCCCGACCCTTCCCATCCGGCCGGCTGCCTGACCATCAGCGCGGCCACCAACGTCACCCCGCAGGACGCCGAAATCGCGGCATTTCTCCGCACTCTGCGCAATGAGAACCTGGCCGTATTCGAAACCCGCCTGCGGACAGCGCAGCAGACAGGCGAGCTGCCCGCGGAGGCCAACCCCCGCGCCATGGCCTCGTACTTTGCCGCGGTCATCCAGGGCATGTCACAACGCGCTCGGGACGGGGCTGCGGCCGCCGAGCTGAGCGAAGTCTCAGAACTGGCGTTGGCCGCATGGCCTGTAGTGCGGAGCTGA
- a CDS encoding XRE family transcriptional regulator — protein MADLSELLQQAMRRRHLNAQALAARTGIRTPRIRVFAQDGARGPVHPTQEELAELAAALALPLPEVLDAARTPQAAPTP, from the coding sequence ATGGCTGACCTTTCAGAGTTGCTGCAGCAGGCGATGCGCCGTCGTCACCTGAACGCGCAGGCCCTCGCCGCGCGGACCGGTATCCGCACCCCCCGCATTCGTGTCTTCGCCCAGGACGGTGCCCGCGGCCCCGTCCATCCCACGCAGGAGGAGCTGGCCGAACTCGCCGCCGCCCTGGCCCTCCCCCTTCCTGAGGTCCTTGATGCCGCCCGTACTCCCCAGGCGGCGCCGACACCTTGA
- a CDS encoding phosphatase PAP2 family protein codes for MTVLADLREGDERLTRWVASWPSNCVRRVLPAVEETAEHTKLWWGAAAVMSTVGWRGRRAAAAGVASMAVAELVSNGVLKQVWSRRRPPKEWISHEEVHDRPDSSSFPSGHTAAGVAFSAAVAGVWPWAGAVCAVPAVLVAVERVHTGAHYPSDVVGGAVVGLAAVALVHRAPRLAARLLR; via the coding sequence ATGACAGTGCTGGCGGATCTTCGTGAGGGTGATGAACGGTTGACGCGGTGGGTGGCGTCGTGGCCGTCGAACTGCGTACGGCGGGTGCTGCCGGCGGTGGAGGAGACGGCCGAGCACACCAAGCTGTGGTGGGGCGCCGCCGCAGTCATGTCCACCGTGGGGTGGCGGGGGCGCAGGGCTGCGGCCGCGGGTGTGGCGAGCATGGCGGTGGCGGAGTTGGTGTCCAACGGTGTCCTGAAGCAGGTGTGGAGCCGGCGGCGGCCGCCGAAGGAGTGGATCTCCCATGAGGAGGTCCATGACCGGCCCGACTCGTCGTCGTTTCCTTCGGGACACACCGCGGCGGGGGTGGCGTTCAGCGCCGCGGTGGCGGGTGTGTGGCCGTGGGCGGGCGCGGTGTGTGCGGTGCCGGCCGTCCTGGTGGCCGTCGAACGTGTGCACACCGGTGCCCACTACCCTTCCGACGTCGTCGGCGGCGCCGTCGTCGGCTTGGCCGCGGTCGCCCTGGTCCACCGCGCTCCCCGTCTGGCAGCGCGCCTGCTGCGGTGA